Proteins encoded together in one Mus musculus strain C57BL/6J chromosome 16, GRCm38.p6 C57BL/6J window:
- the Olfr164 gene encoding olfactory receptor 164: protein MLMIQWNNWTRNSDFILLGLFDHSPLHTFFFSLILGIFFMAFIGNSIMVILIYLDAHLHTPMYILLSQLSLMDLMLICTTVPQMAFNFLSGNKSISMVGCGIQIFFYVSLLGAECFLLAAMAYDRYVAICYPLRYPILMSDKICGLMAASSWVLGSLDGIIEVAAALSFSYCGAREIPHFFCDVPALLTLSCSNTLIFERIIFFCCVIMLTLPVAIIIASYTRVILTVLHMSSAESRHKAFATCSSHLMVVGMYYGAAMFIYMRPSSGRSPTQDKIVSAFYTILTPMLNPLIYSLRNKEVARAFMKVLGIDKAAA, encoded by the coding sequence ATGCTCATGATACAATGGAACAACTGGACCAGGAACTCTGATTTCATCCTACTAGGATTATTTGATCACAGTCCTCttcatacttttttcttttccctaatTCTGGGTATCTTCTTCATGGCCTTCATAGGAAATTCTATCATGGTGATTCTCATCTACTTGGATGCTCATCTCCACACCCCCATGTACATCCTTCTCAGCCAACTTTCTCTCATGGATCTCATGCTCATCTGTACTACAGTACCCCAAATGGCCTTCAACTTCCTTTCTGGAAACAAGTCCATCTCCATGGTTGGCTGTGGAATCCAGATATTCTTCTATGTATCTCTACTTGGAGCTGAGTGTTTTTTGTTGGCCGCAATGGCTTATGACCGTTATGTAGCTATTTGCTACCCATTAAGGTACCCTATTCTCATGAGTGACAAAATATGTGGCCTCATGGCTGCCTCCTCTTGGGTTCTTGGCTCTCTTGATGGTATAATAGAAGTTGCAGCTGCATTGTCTTTTTCATATTGTGGTGCCAGAGAAATACCTCATTTTTTCTGTGATGTTCCTGCCTTACTCACACTTTCATGTAGTAATACCTTGATATTTGAAAGAATTATATTTTTCTGCTGTGTAATTATGCTTACTTTACCTGTAGCAATCATTATTGCTTCCTATACTCGTGTGATTCTGACCGTTCTTCATATGAGCTCAGCTGAGAGTCGCCACAAAGCTTTTGCCACCTGTTCCTCTCACCTCATGGTGGTGGGAATGTACTATGGGGCAGCCATGTTCATATACATGCGGCCTTCTTCTGGTCGTTCTCCCACCCAGGACAAAATAGTGTCAGCTTTCTACACTATCCTTACGCCAATGTTGAACCCCCTCATTTATAGTCTCCGGAACAAAGAAGTAGCCAGAGCATTCATGAAAGTGTTAGGGATTGATAAGGCAGCAGCATGA